In Lactuca sativa cultivar Salinas chromosome 5, Lsat_Salinas_v11, whole genome shotgun sequence, the DNA window aGATCATCTTATTTTGTTTATGGGaatctgggaaaaatcggatttggtcagaaaagaagttttagatatttatttggaaataaatccgtcatgaacatatttgaaagcttttaacaacatactttgatgatctagcatctaagcttgaggatcatcacatgcatgttggtttaaagaccattcatgagtttgaaatgttcaaaaatcgtttttgaaagaaaaattagagtgcatgtggtgattttccaccaaaacttaTAGAAAAGTGCATTTTTCATGAtcttgacttaggtttaggtccttggatttcaccattaacaacatgcatgttgtttttgggtgaaatcctaccaccataaTCATCAAAACCatgagtttgtgtgtgtgtatgtttatgtgttcatgatctttcattagaattgtgtagaagaacaaagaaatgcaagaaaatccatgaaaacttgaaggaaaatgaaaggaaatcgtgttctaccttaatgaacaccactaggtgatgaagattttgagtagCTTGAGTGTTATTGGACATTTTAGCTGTAAAATTTCGTGGTTCATAGTGGGAGGAAGAGAGAAAATGTGtgtgagagtgtgagagagaagaagaatgATTTTGTGTTGGGAAGAGGAGAGATATGGGGAGGGAAATCCGAATTTTCAATGAGGAGAGAGACTCCCCACCTCTtccatttattttatataattttccctcaatttttaaaaattttcccattttttaTAAAGTATGCATTAAGTCATGatttgttttattaaattattgaTTTAACTTGTTAATTAGGAATAAATGTTGatagtttaaattttattttccttgaattcattttcataattttaattattataagaacatattataaggttcataactatttttatagactttttaaggttaaattttataaattttggttttagggcatttaagggtttttgagagtctgtaaatctttggatatcaaaataaatagaatatttgagactttaaattatcctatggtattataactcttatatagttataaataatgtttgtaatttatttttatatatttattggcattctatgtagtgattccgagatccaacgaaattgaggaatcaagcaTACTAGccctagtcttcaactttgacttaagtttttatgagactttgacctaatttctactactatgtcaagtgcatgatgtgtgtatatgattcatgaaaaggtgttcgagtcaagGAATGACCCAAATGTGGATAGTCACTTCGAGATCcaacgaaattgaggaatcaagcaTACTAGccctagtcttcaactttgacttaagtttttatgagactttgacctaatttttaCTACTatgtcaagtgcatgatgtgtgtatatgattcatgaaaaggtgttcgagtcaagGAATGACCCAAATGTGGATAGTCACTCCAGTTAAGtagatgtagaattcacatatcaatgtgaaatctaagtacactatccattgtttctaattgtttccaagtttctagtaggttataacttagcttctagttactaagtctagtatgtgttgtGCCTATATGTGAAACTAAGTTTAGTAAAAGCTAGAactgactcgaattttgacggttgccACATACCCATTCGGTCTCTTTTAATCGGTAActacctagcatatcagggtgttggcctaccccttcggtctctttcaaccggtaactgcctcgcatatttgggtgctggcttaccccttcggtcctttcgaccggtaatggggactatttcacccctaccactaccacatatcatagcatactagcacataaatcataacagatagtggcataccagacaattatcacaaatacaaccATCTCAACTAAAATCagctactagtgggtcggcattggtgccttcgacccacttccacTGGAAgctaactcacctcaaatgctaTAAAGTAGTTGAACTGTCCTCGACTATGAAATCAACCCCACTCAAACTCCCaaacataaaagatttcctttaaatacccctttcatactcataaccccttaagaGTCAActttggttaaagtcaaagtcaaagtcaacattttgggttgactcaactcggcGATTTGTCCCATTAACTCGTAGAGTTCCATAAATCAGAAAAGACTGAAATCgtaatccaactcgtcgagttctttcacaACTCGTAGAGTTTCTCTTATTAACAAAATCGTGACTTTCCCACTCAGCTCGTCGAGTCCgccttgaactcgtcgattcCTTCCTTTTACATAATCGGGACacttcgacccaactcgtcgagttcctatatgaactcgtcgagttctttagtCTGTTAAGatttcttaatggattaagttactAATCTTTAGATCTAAGATCCATACTTCAGATATAGACTAGAAATGTCCTTAGAaggtaaagtttcaaactttacccattaataccaCTCCTCAAGatatttagctcaaaccctaactctaaaagatctagatcttgatccaaaagccATCAATACTTCAAGATACGGTGTACAAATAGAGATCTGGACCTTAGAGACTAGATGAACATGTGAAGCCTTCAACTTTCTCTTCACGCATGGCcctttggagcttaaaaggccaaaatggtACCCGAAAGGTTACATGAGACTtctatggccataaagtttgcacatttatgccatgaaagcccttcAAGACTCTAGATCTGAAAGGGTATTCACTTGGGACATCCATTTCCCAAGGATCAAgatatttggaccaaaaacacaataaaagtgTTAAGAAAGAGATCTGAGCAATCATTtggcaagtttgagacttgcttaccaaaAAGTGACGAGGATGGGGTGAAGTTTCTGGATCTACAAATTCCTTATTGAgtcctcaagcttcttcttcttccacaagctttaaACACACATAACTCTCTCTAGGATGGCTCACAAACTCACACAATGCATTACGGttttgagatttagggtttgggacttggagacTGTAAATAAGGCCAGCCtatggaggttaaggtgtttaaatagggtgcaaaaccctgaaaattagggtttcattctgcccGTCGTACTCATCAAGTAGACTTCACAACCGacatccaaatccattcctacttgacgagtttggggcctcaaactcgtcgagtttctatataaaaacgaataaattttgaattaaaaacatACAAGGAACCGAGCGTTACACGTCAGTGGATATGTGCAATGTAGAATGAGAATCATTATCGTTATGTTGACAAAAGTTGAATGGGAAGGAGATGGATTGTCCCTAGATTGGCTAGAGGAAAAGGTTTCGACTACCTCTTTTGATATGGAGGAGGCAGAAATAGAATAAGTATGATATGGAGGCTTGGGTTAAATAGTTGGTCAAAGAGATTTTTATGGTATTTCCATGAATTAAGGGATTTCATTTTAATTATCATGCGAAAGTTACATAATTACCCTTATAagaatttttaattatttaattattcctaaattcctattagctcctacatgcacacaatacttgtgagaaacatttgaacctctctctctctctctctctctctctccctctctctctctctctctctatatatatatatatatatatatatatatatatatatatatatatatatatatatatatatatatatatgaataagttCAAATGAAGACAGTAAATAAATTGAGGACGTGAAGACAATACTTTTATGTTATTATCATGCCATTAATCTTTTATATACTGTCTTATGTCTTTATTCGGTAATGAATATATTAATGatcatattttaatattaacattatAACTTACtacaaataaatatatgaataatcatacGCCAAAAATTCACACTAGAATTACAACAATAGAACATATATATAAAATTCTtagcagaataataacataaaagtagTGTCTTCACGTCCTCACTTTATCTACTGTCTTCAATTGAACcatcacctatatatatatatatatatatatatatatatatatatatatatatagagagagagagagagagagagagagagataccaTGCGACAATCAGGGTTGAGCCAGAAGCTGAAGTCATCAGATTTCGTTTCTCCGTTTGATGCATCAGAGAAGTGAAACCGAGAAAGGGAAAATGATATGGGGAATGTGCTTGTGTTTTGTTGGATTCATGGAAAGAGGTTTCCCCTGGTTCCCCTCCTCTCAATAAATTAATCGAAAACCCATTTTTGAAGAAATCTTCATAACTATGTTGAAGGGTTTACAAGCATTAGACGGTGATGGTGGCCTGATGAAGGTGGTGTACGAGATCCGAAAAAGAGTGAATAAGTCAAAAACTTTGAGCGTGATTTTATATGTTTCCAATTATTATAGTCTTCAAATTAAGTTGTTACTAAAATTATAGGCTATaattttagtttaattaattaatttttaattaaaattacctTGATGCCCCTATCAAAGTTTTTAAATTGATCGGTTGAAATTGAGTTACAATGCAATATTTGTTGGTTTATATATGATTGtagcgctctctctctctctctctctctctatatatatatatatatatatatatatatatatatatatatatatatatatatatatatattactatatataaaacatatcagtcatatcttgaattttaagaggtacaagatataaaactttttgtacaaatcaattatgcataaCAAAATCATTAATACTTACTAAAATTTTGAAAACTTGAATTAAGGAaggttattaaaaaattaatttggagcaaaataactattttaaaatattaaattcatcaATATAAGTTAACTTATATTTCTTAAACTAGATACTgataataattaatttacatcaaatatataaacataaaatataaatacaagtttaaatctaataattattttcccgTAAAAAAACTATTCgctaaaaaaactatttatcgTCGCTGCTTTGCGCGGGAATAtatctactatatatatatatatatatatatatatatatatatatatatatatatatatatatatatatatatatatcctatctTAATAAAAGAAACCTTTTGATGACATGTCACTCTCACAATTCATTTTCAATTCATTGTTAAATTACTTCAATACCCTTGATTATTTTAAATTTGGTATTCCTTAATTGCATATCCTACTATCTTAAATTAAATTtcacaattttgacttttttaattttaatttgaatTTACATTTAGAAAGGTTTGAATATGATAAGTTTTAAATGCAATTCAAAATCAACAATATCATCAACACATTTTAAATGCTTAAAATTCGAAATTCATTATAGAAATTTGTTAAATAAAATCTCATGATATCAGGGCTATTTCTGTGAATATCATTATAATCTTATAGTTTAGAGTTTTGACTGACAATTTATACAAATTTGTAACTAACAGGGGATAATACAAAAAACATGATTTGTAatactttgatttattttaaaCCACATTATAGAGATGACATTTTACTCTCAATTTGATATTACTATCTTTGATTTAGTTTAAAAAACATTATGGAGATGATTTTTTAGAAAtaatagcattctactttgatttattttaaataacATTATGTTATAAACAAGTGATAACGTTTACTTTCAATTTGATATTACTACTGCTATAACTTCACCACCATTAGATGTTCAAATAACAATCtgataatttgaaattttttataacAAGACATGAGCTAAAAAAATTGATAATCTGAAACAATACATAATATGGAAATAAAAAAACAACATTATTTTCCAACACTAAATATCTGAAACAAtgaataatctaataaaaaaaattctgaAACAAAGCATATTTTGAAAAATCTGAAACAACAATAAACGTCCAACACCAAACACCTTCAATCCTGATTTTTGTTTAAGGTTTAACCAAATCTTAGTTTTAGATTGGGTCTAAGTTATTTAGCAATAAAGTAGGAATGAGATGAAAAAATCGAATCACATGGTGTAAGTGGAGTGAAAGTAACCAAGgaagtttaaaaaaaatcttataaataacttaaaagttttataaatattttacccGTGGTTCCTACGGGTtgtaacctagtatatatataagcaatgtttaaggATTTTGCTCAAACAATTCATGAACTAAAAAAAGTGGAAAGTATTATGTGGTGATTGGTTGGATTTTCATAATGCAGTGATTTAATAGAAAGAAATAAGAGTATAtcatgctataataaacaaataaagagaagtaggttgttatttcttgcatctaGATTAAATAAACCCTTCTTTTCTACCAACATATATATaccttgataaaaaaaaaaaaaaaacatgagggTAAGGCTGACTTTTGTTATGCTTGTTCCCGTATGAAGCATTTCCTCAGTAGTATTTTGAACAATTGTCATATTATAAACATTTATTTTGAACAATTGTCATATTATATAGTCATTAATCAAGTACTAAAAGATGAAAATGATTGATGATCAAATTTTATGCCATAATGTGATAGTTGTGCTGTATTCTTATTTCTTAGGGTATTtgactaaataataataataatatagagaATGCGGAGGTGGGTGGGCAATTGGTTGAGTGGGTTCAACTAAATTGGCTTTTTATGTTAGCAAAAAAAGTGTATCCATGATGCAAGAAGAATCTGGCCTAAACCATGTGTACGCCATTATTAGAAAATTGAAGCTTTTCAtgcttattaatatatatattaagctttgaATTGACATGGTAACTTTAAAATAATTGCATTAGAAAAGAAAGTTGAGAACCTGGACAAAagttaaatatatataataacaacatatttttatgttatttttattttaactaatgtatctattatgtttttttattagtttttgggaccaaatctacATCAACATTTGCTTAGGTAGAGTCATTATAGTTATCACACTATGAAGTTTTAATTAACTACACAGTTTAAAATACATAGaaccattgttttttttttggtgaATGTTAATAGAAAAAGTTAGTAAATAGCTAACAAATACATAGGAATAAACAAAATTGGATTTAACATCCACGAAACTCGACTAATACTAAAACACCTATTCCGGTATAAACAAAATGTTGTTATTTTGcataattgataaaaaaaaaaatataacgaTAAAGTATATTagtatgttatataaatataaagcatatcacaaaaatataaatttataaaaatgttaatgAAGAGATTAAGAGAACATTTTTTTAAAGAGAGAGACAAAACCAACTCTCATGTTTTTTCAAGATTTAGATAAAAAATAGTTTTGTTCTTAAACAACCTTTAATTTCATATACTGGATCTACGAAATGCTTAAAACAAAGTCGGTTTGAGAAAAATTATAAGTTTGACCtgcaaaaacaccaacaaaaataaattttttcaCAAGTTCCACCCGTACAAAAATGTTTGTTTGTTGGTATATAATAACTTGGCatgttaaacatgcaaaattactATTCACCTACGAAATCATggttttctttataaaaaaaaggataatttttgaagttttttgtgGTATGTATATTCAAAATCTAGTTTACAAAATGAGAACGCAAAACAAAAAAGTAATTAAAATTCACTCTTTGATTAATGGAAAAACTGACTCAAAACCAATGTTTTACCATctattctcataatcataaactCGATTATAAATAGGTATATATAGACTAACAAACCAACTTGTATTAGACTAGGAAACTTATGACCAACTTGGCATAAACTAAATTTTCCATAAATTAGATTGTTTGGTCTCTAAGTCCTCAtcgacttaggattccaacaCAAAAACCATTTTCCAGCAAAATAGAgctttatattatatataaacgAAGCTTCTCATGTAAATAGTAATTTAACAGGCAAGATCTATAAAATTACTATTCTACTTCGAATATCATGGTTATGTTGTCGTGATAACTTTTTTCTTAAAGTTTTTTGTAGTATAAATCTTCAAGAATCAATTTtcacatcaaaaacatgttttaatgaaataaatataaGCTTTATCTGCGAAAatgcaaaacaaaaaaaatattcgtAGCTGAATAGTAAGTTCCATAGTTAGACTTTCAAAATTAGTTTTCACTCGTGAAAATAATTGTTGTTGTTTTATGGTAAGATTCTtccataatcatttatatagtaaAAGATAGTTTTATATGTAAAAAGAAATTTATTGAGAGAGATTTTACCAAAAacaatgatgtaaacataaagaaaaatgatattaaaaaaatatttcataATAACCGACCAACGATTTCACATCTATTGTATGTGGATAACACTTTATTCATCGACAAATGGTCCTAAAGGAATATTAGGAATCTAGCTCAGATCATTCGATGTTTTCATGTTGCCTCTGGTCTTGAGATACACTTTCATAAGTCTAAAGTCTTTGAATTTGGTGTTACAACACATGAAACGTCATGATGGGCTCATCTGTTGGGTTGTGAGCCTTCTTCCCTATCGTTCAATTATATGGGCGTTCCGATTGGTGCAAATACGAACATCAAGTCAAACGGGAAATCTATCATTGAGAGATTACAAGCAAAAGTCTTGGactggaaaacaaaaaaacctttCTTTTGGAGGGCGCCTAACACTGATTCAATTGGTGTTAGGCAATCTCCTTACTTATTATCTTTCTCTTTTTGTTGCTCTACAGGTGTGATCTCATAATTGGAGAAGCTCAGGCGCAGATTTTTATGGGGAGGCTTGGAGGATAATAAGAAAATCAGTTGGGTGGCGTGGTGTAAGATTATTAAAACTAAGGAGGATGGAGGTGGATCTTGGATCGAATATATGATGGTGGATTCTTGTGGTTTTGGTCTAGTCAACCTGATCCACAACTTGTGAACCAACTAATAAACATCCTTGGATCAACTCGTCTAAACTCAAGCAGAGATTCATGGTCATGTGAATTATATTCAAATGTGCAGTTCTCGATTGCAGCATATAGAAGGAGCCTCATAAATTCAGACAGTGGATCGGAAGAAGACAACTCCTTTCAGTGGCTTAAAGAAGTACGTATAAAAGTTTCTTGTTTCGCTTGGCGGGCAGCTCAAATTCATATCCATTTTTTTGTGGCTCTCAAGAATCTGGGAATTAATATAGCATCTAGTAAGTGTGGTGAATGTAACTTAGAAGAGGAGACAAGTGACCACCTATTGTGTGTGTCATTTGCCAAATATACTTGGGAATGGATATTTAGGTGGTGTGGTATCCCAATGCTCCTTTTCGATAAAATAACGAAGTACTAAAATTTGTGGCGTCATGGGGAATAGcccaaaaaagaaaaaagttttgATGGGTATATGCTATGGAACGATATGGTGTTTGTGGAATGCAAGAAATGATTGAACCTTTAATCAATCAAGGATTACACCAAAAAGGTTGTGGACATTGTTCAGTCATCAGTGTTCCTATGGTTCAAACATAGAAGCAATAAGGAAATATATAATTGGTTAGATTGGTGTTATAATCCACTAATGTAAAGCAGAATAATGTAAAGCAGAATAAGGGAGATGGATATTCTTATGTTGTGGTGAGGTCTTGTTTTTTCTCCATGCCTTACAATTGAAAGGCTGAGTTTTTCATCCCTTCTTTTCTTAATAAAATTGCTGGTTTGAAAGGAAAAGGTAGACAATTTCCCATTCTATTTATCAAATTTGCAACCCATTTACCATTCCAAGCTCTTCACCTTTGAAATTCATGCCTACTATGGTAAATCCTCCATTATTGTTTAAATCTTTCAAAAAGCTTAATGATATTaagtatatttgttttttttttctctaatcTCATTTTAGAATAGTtataagtaactaaatgtttaaaGAATTCAAATATAACTAAGAAAACTGTATACATTACTTTCATTGAGAGACCAAAGTCAAATCTTTGCGATCATAAGTTCCAACATCAACACTTCAACTTAATGGTattatgaaaaccctaattaggataTTTGATTCTTTGTGTGAGCTATGTTAATCTAATCAAAACAAGATTTTTTTGGTTCGAATATGTGTGGTTATAGACAAAAAACAATTTAGCCGAACAAATGATAGGATGTCATGGTTATTGACATACATATGCTTTACTGTATTACTATCTTATATCATACGACATGTATCTACTAAGATTTGTTTATAGGACCATGGATTGACACAAATAATCTTTTTTAGtacataacaaaaataaatacttGATACCATCTACACATGTTGATCTTTTTAACAATATGTTATAATCATTGGGTTTGAAAATCAAATCCCAAACTTTGGCTTAATATTTCCAAGATTTGGGTTGATTTAGTGGATAATGGAATTGAACTACCGAAGCTATTTGACAGACAGGTTAGAAATGGATCAAACACTATATTTGGGTAAGATGTATGGATCAAGATCTCCACTTTAAAATAATGCTCTCAAACCAGATATCAGAGGTGGTGAATAGATCCTTCAAATCGCTAATTTATTGGAGTTGTTTGAGGTCGGTGACTTTGATTCCCCAGTCGGATAAATGGGGATGGAACTTGGATCCTTCTTATGACTTCCTAGTGAAGTTGGCTAGGAGGCATATTAATGATCAAAGGATTTCAGTGGATGGACAGTCTATTAGATGGAAAACAAATTATTTTTGATAATATTGTTGATCATTTTTTTTCGTTTGGAAACTCTAAGACCATGATCAATTGGGCGGTGTGTATGCAAAATTCAATGTTGTTCAATTTGGTTGTTGCTAACATTTATCTAGCTTTTGTTTGGTttctttttaatatattgttgctattaaaaaaacaatgttttccAAGACTATATATGGTGGAAAACGAAAAATAAAAGTTTGGATGCATCCTTGTCATGAAAGTGATAAATTATCAAATGAAATTAGAAATATTGTAGACGATGGGTGgaaatgacttttttttttaacaCTACAATCACTATTGCGAGAATTTTGATTTGTAGTTGTACCTTATATGACGTATTTTCTAGCTAGCTTGTTCTTttctttaacaaaaaaaaatgcgactttctaaaataaaataaaattacaaagCTTTGTAATTGAATAATTGACCATAAGTTCTTAACTCCTCCGTTGAAGTTGAAACTTACATCAATCGTGCCCATTAAGACACATTTATTGCAAAAGGATGGTGTTACATATTGGCATACAATGGTTTGATTTTTTTTGCATTTAATTGCATTATTTATGGTTGTACCAAATTGCATGTTGAATGGCATTCACACTTTTTACCATGCGATATTTGTTGAATAACATTTAATGTATTCTTTTACTTTAGGGTATGCTTGTTCATTATATATCTAGCAATGTTACCttcaatttaatattttaatatataatctATATTAAGATAAATTTATTTTTGGTCCATATGTACAAATTGCCATTATTATCCTATGAAAAACTAGACATTGAAACAAGAAAATTTTCCGTAAAGTTCTAACGACGTCGTAGAGGCATTGTATGGGATTGGATAAAAAAGCCCAAAAGTAATTAAAGTTCACGGTGATCCTGAAAATTTATTTCCATTGAAATCACTATCCTCTTTAGACGGAACAAACATATATAACTACTTTCAGTTTCAGAGAACCCAAACACGGCACCGCCACATCGAACCGCCATTCTTTCACCGGCCATGCTGCCGGAATTCACAGataaaccaccaccaccaccttgaagcaccttcgtttttCCTAAAACTTCCACAATGTCACTTGCTAAACACACTCCCAGTAGCCAGTCTTCAGCACGGGAATTCAAGCATCGAGTGCTCGTGTGTCTCAACAAACTTTCCGACCGCGATACGCACTCCGCCGCCGCCACGGAGCTCGAGTCCATCGCTAGAACTCTAAGTCTGGATTCTATCCCACCGTTTCTATCTTCCATTTCCGTCACCGACTCCTCTGACAAGTCGCCGGTCCGTAAACAATGCGTTCGTTTAATTTCTACCTTGTCCGAAGCCCACGGCGACGTTTTGTCGCCTTATTTGTCAAAACTCCTCTCTGCCGTTGTCAAACGACTCCGTGACCCTGACGCTGTGGTCCGTTCTGCCTGCGTTGCCGCTACCGGCTCCATCGCCTCTCACATCACCAAACCTCCATTTACGTCGGTGGCGAAACCCTTGGTGGACGCTTTAGCGACGGAACAAGATTTGAACTCTCAGATCGGCGCGGCTTTGTGCTTAGCTGCGGTTATCAACGGCGCACCAGATCCAGACACTGCTTACTTGAGGAGGCTGTTACCGAGGATTGAGAGGCTGTTGAAGAACGATAGCTTTAAGGCGAAGGCAGCATTGCTGACTGTCGTAGCGAGTGTGATCAGCGTCGGTGCTGCTTCGAGTCAGATAATTGTGAGGAATCTGGTGACGgttatggttgatttcgtggtcAAAAGTGAGGATTGGACTGCGAGGAAAGCGGCAGCAGAGGCGCTGGAGAAGTTGGCTTTGGTGGAGACAAATTTGTTGCCGGAGTTCAAGGCTTCGTGCTTGAAAACATTTGAGGCAAAAAAGTTCGATAAGGTTTAATACTAATCTATGAATCAAAATTAAGTGGTACTTATGTGGATTTTCGTTGAGTAATAATATTATTTTGTAGGTGAAAGCTGTAAGGGAGACGATGAATCAGATGATGGAAGCTTGGAGTTTAATTCCAGATGTACTTGAACAGATATCACCACCCCGTGAATCACAATCTTCTAAAGGTATGAAGAACTATCCCCTTAAAATTCGAAATACA includes these proteins:
- the LOC111879920 gene encoding TORTIFOLIA1-like protein 3, with protein sequence MSLAKHTPSSQSSAREFKHRVLVCLNKLSDRDTHSAAATELESIARTLSLDSIPPFLSSISVTDSSDKSPVRKQCVRLISTLSEAHGDVLSPYLSKLLSAVVKRLRDPDAVVRSACVAATGSIASHITKPPFTSVAKPLVDALATEQDLNSQIGAALCLAAVINGAPDPDTAYLRRLLPRIERLLKNDSFKAKAALLTVVASVISVGAASSQIIVRNLVTVMVDFVVKSEDWTARKAAAEALEKLALVETNLLPEFKASCLKTFEAKKFDKVKAVRETMNQMMEAWSLIPDVLEQISPPRESQSSKEEAVSDVPYPPRTPQTVHKSTGSSTSSTTRRNSLENSNRKSGPAMFRKLDRKKPNDQKLNIAVSLPPPLVSNNEDHLKFKPVTKRLLFNEISDEKMHESSYHEESSSSKVAEIIGNSSINSIQQESEDLSVIRNQLLQIETQQSNLFDLLEKYIGSSQNGMRSLESRVHGLESTLDEISFDLAKSTRRISNPEPTLCCRLPGADLLSSKLWKKTEIQQQSNLPYPSSQSVATMRHTNTGLHLMSGGGSGLIKNPLAELHHERAHKT